One part of the Lotus japonicus ecotype B-129 chromosome 2, LjGifu_v1.2 genome encodes these proteins:
- the LOC130736669 gene encoding uncharacterized protein LOC130736669, with protein METCRSCSEMAALRGVGGLGNLFPVSCSGTGRSRAGGLCLLWSDDVTVTVVNSSVNHILFMLQLPDSNVSMQVLAVYGWPDEGNKWRTWQMIKNFKPDDTTPWLCMGDFNDVLRPTDKQGGQPVNLAHLQVAQEALSECQLMEVAYAGYRFTWSNKRKAPHNIQERLDYALVNERWLDLWPISDVTHLPRHRSDHNLILLFCGTRRRSEPRGRVHMFRFEEVWLQSGDECTSVVANAWNSTGPDLVSKLSEGLQQRPQTEQTLAETAEIENVLDVLLEQEEVVWCQRSRANWLHYGDKKTHFFHSKASQRRKRNSIEELKDERGRTMVEDKDIYRVLADYFMELFSSSAPTNIPAVTSLVAGRVTPHHLQLLAEPFTREDVEEALAQMHPTKAPGRNGLPALFYQKFWHIIGDDVSSFCLRVLHGEVSPALHGIKIARSAPVISHLLFADDNVIFARATTQEALTIKAILASYEQASGQVINLDKSMLSCSRNVPENRFHELKQLLNVKAVECYDKYLGLPTIIGKSKTQIFSFVKDRVWKKLKGWKEKSLSKAGREVLVKAVAQSIPSYVMSCFLLPDGICSDIEGMISRFYWGGDVTKRGMHWLSWKSLCKSKDRGGIGFRDFKKFNMALVAKNWWRLLNCPDSLLGKVFKAVYYPRDTIFTAKKGCRPSYAWSSVLRSGQALRKGGMWRVGDGKTIRAWQDKWVPGNSPLVFSETLAQDLGITKVSDLLLPGSLAWNKHLIVFMCCPPTANSIMAVPLPLFPQQDIFFWPMTPNGLYSTKTGYQFLQMEEESAAGMASSVPSLTSAAWRKL; from the exons ATGGAGACATGTCGCTCTTGTAGTGAGATGGCAGCCCTTCGTGGCGTTGGTGGTCTTGGTAATTTATTTCCTGTTTCTTGTTCAGGTACAGGTCGCTCAAGAGCAGGCGGTTTATGCCTCCTTTGGAGCGATGATGTTACAGTTACGGTGGTGAACTCCTCCGTTAATCATATTCTTTTCATGTTACAACTTCCGGATTCTAATGTTTCAATGCAGGTTCTTGCGGTGTATGGTTGGCCAGATGAGGGGAACAAATGGCGCACCTGGCAGATGATTAAAAATTTCAAACCCGATGATACGACGCCTTGGCTCTGCATGGGAGATTTTAATGATGTGTTGAGACCGACAGACAAGCAAGGAGGCCAACCAGTGAACCTGGCCCATCTTCAGGTGGCCCAAGAGGCCTTGTCTGAGTGCCAGCTTATGGAGGTGGCCTATGCAGGATATCGTTTCACATGGTCAAACAAGAGGAAGGCTCCACACAACATACAGGAACGCCTTGACTATGCTCTTGTTAATGAGCGATGGCTTGACTTATGGCCCATATCTGATGTGACTCACCTCCCCCGCCACCGTTCAGACCACAATCTGATCCTTCTCTTTTGTGGCACACGGAGGCGCTCCGAACCTCGCGGTAGGGTGCATATGTTTCGTTTTGAGGAAGTTTGGCTCCAGAGTGGAGATGAGTGTACCAGTGTGGTGGCTAATGCTTGGAACAGTACAGGACCAGATTTGGTGTCTAAATTATCAGAG GGTCTTCAACAACGACCTCAAACGGAACAGACTTTAGCCGAGACAGCAGAGATTGAGAATGTTTTGGATGTACTCCTCGAACAGGAGGAGGTGGTTTGGTGTCAGCGATCCAGAGCCAATTGGTTACATTATGGAGATAAAAAAACTCACTTCTTTCACTCCAAAGCGTCACAACGCCGTAAGCGTAATTCGATTGAGGAATTAAAAGATGAACGTGGCCGCACCATGGTGGAAGACAAGGATATTTACAGGGTACTAGCAGACTATTTTATGGAGCTTTTCTCGTCTAGTGCACCTACCAATATTCCTGCAGTGACATCTCTTGTGGCTGGTAGGGTTACACCGCACCATCTACAACTGCTAGCCGAGCCTTTTACAAGGGAAGATGTCGAGGAAGCCCTAGCCCAGATGCACCCAACCAAGGCACCAGGGCGCAATGGTCTACCCGCTTTGTTTTACCAAAAATTCTGGCATATTATTGGGGATGATGTTTCTTCTTTTTGCTTGCGAGTCCTTCATGGCGAGGTGTCACCAG CTTTGCATGGCATTAAGATTGCGCGTTCTGCCCCTGTAATCTCACACCTGTTGTTTGCAGATGACAATGTTATCTTTGCTCGTGCTACGACGCAAGAAGCACTGACAATTAAGGCTATTCTAGCCTCGTATGAGCAAGCTTCTGGACAAGTCATTAACCTTGACAAGTCTATGCTCTCCTGTAGCCGAAATGTGCCTGAGAATCGTTTCCATGAGCTTAAACAGTTATTGAATGTAAAGGCAGTGGAGTGTTATGACAAGTATCTGGGACTTCCTACCATCATAGGTAAGTCAAAAACCCAGATTTTCTCTTTTGTCAAGGACCGGGTTTGGAAGAAGCTAAAAGGGTGGAAGGAAAAGTCCCTCTCAAAAGCAGGTAGGGAGGTTCTTGTTAAGGCTGTGGCCCAATCCATTCCATCTTATGTTATGTCCTGTTTTTTATTGCCTGATGGTATATGCTCAGATATTGAGGGGATGATTAGCCGCTTTTACTGGGGTGGTGACGTCACTAAGCGTGGTATGCATTGGTTAAGTTGGAAATCATTGTGCAAATCAAAGGATCGTGGTGGGATAGGTTTCCGGGatttcaaaaaatttaatatgGCTTTGGTGGCGAAGAATTGGTGGCGCTTACTTAATTGTCCTGACTCTTTGCTTGGAAAAGTGTTTAAAGCGGTCTATTATCCGAGGGACACAATCTTTACTGCGAAGAAGGGTTGTCGTCCGAGTTACGCATGGTCTAGTGTTCTCCGTTCAGGACAAGCTCTACGGAAAGGTGGTATGTGGAGGGTAGGAGACGGTAAAACTATTCGAGCTTGGCAAGATAAATGGGTGCCAGGGAACTCCCCTTTGGTGTTTAGTGAGACGTTAGCACAGGATTTGGGTATTACAAAGGTGTCAGACTTGCTGCTACCTGGTTCTTTAGCTTGGAATAAacatttaattgtttttatgtGCTGCCCCCCCACGGCCAACTCCATTATGGCAGTACCTTTGCCTCTGTTTCCCCAGCAGGACATTTTCTTTTGGCCCATGACTCCTAATGGTTTATATTCAACAAAGACAGGCTATCAATTCTTGCAAATGGAGGAGGAAAGCGCTGCTGGTATGGCTTCTTCTGTGCCATCTTTGACTAGTGCAGCGTGGAGGAAACTTTGA